A stretch of the Jeotgalibacillus haloalkalitolerans genome encodes the following:
- a CDS encoding hemolysin family protein, translated as MDSILLLNLGLVALLIGLTAFFVGSEFAVVKVRMSRVDQLIAEGNKTAPIVKKLVTDLDYYLSACQLGITVTALGLGWLGEPTVEKILHPVFDSLGVPAAMSTIVSFAVAFALVTFLHVVIGELAPKTLAIQFAERMTLLLARPLYWFGKIMFPAIWTLNGSARLLLRAFGVQPAGHEQAHSEEELKIIMAQSFKSGEINETELSFMENIFAFDESVAKDIMVPRVQMETLDISMTTEEILSIIDEHQYTRFPVTTENDKDHIIGFINVKEMLTNIVRDRSHSLTDSLHEIVMLPEQTPLQDAMLKMQLERVHMALIIDDHGGTSGLLTLEDILEEIVGEIRDEFDEDERNDIEEVSELAYCVNGRVLLDELEERFGAQFEGAEDVDTIAGWVLHKKNEVAEGDQIPSDEKHIWTVEEMDNHQILRVRLDIQTAQA; from the coding sequence TTGGACAGTATATTGTTATTAAATCTTGGGCTTGTCGCTTTATTAATCGGTTTGACGGCCTTTTTTGTAGGATCTGAGTTTGCTGTGGTGAAGGTGAGAATGTCGCGTGTTGACCAGCTGATTGCTGAGGGGAATAAGACGGCGCCGATTGTGAAGAAGCTTGTGACGGATCTGGATTATTATTTATCAGCGTGTCAGCTGGGTATTACCGTGACGGCGCTTGGTCTCGGGTGGCTTGGTGAGCCGACTGTTGAAAAGATTCTGCATCCTGTGTTTGACAGTCTTGGTGTGCCTGCTGCGATGTCTACGATCGTGTCATTCGCTGTGGCGTTTGCACTTGTGACGTTTCTGCATGTGGTGATTGGAGAACTTGCACCAAAAACACTTGCGATTCAGTTTGCTGAAAGAATGACGCTTCTCCTTGCCCGTCCGCTTTACTGGTTCGGTAAAATCATGTTCCCGGCGATCTGGACATTGAACGGATCAGCGCGTCTGTTACTGCGCGCATTCGGCGTTCAGCCTGCAGGCCATGAGCAGGCTCACTCAGAAGAAGAGCTAAAGATTATTATGGCACAGAGCTTTAAGAGCGGTGAGATTAATGAGACTGAGCTTTCATTTATGGAAAACATTTTTGCGTTTGATGAAAGTGTTGCCAAGGATATCATGGTGCCCCGTGTGCAGATGGAGACGCTTGATATCAGTATGACAACAGAAGAAATTCTCAGCATCATTGATGAACACCAGTACACGCGTTTTCCTGTCACGACAGAAAATGATAAGGACCACATTATCGGTTTTATTAACGTGAAGGAAATGCTGACAAATATTGTGCGTGACCGTTCCCATAGCCTAACCGATTCTCTTCATGAGATTGTCATGCTGCCTGAACAGACACCACTTCAGGATGCAATGCTGAAAATGCAGCTTGAGCGCGTGCATATGGCGCTGATTATTGATGATCACGGCGGAACTTCAGGCCTGCTAACGCTTGAGGATATTCTTGAGGAGATTGTCGGTGAGATCCGCGACGAATTCGATGAGGATGAGCGGAATGATATTGAGGAAGTCAGTGAGCTTGCTTACTGCGTAAATGGCCGGGTTCTTCTTGACGAGCTTGAAGAACGCTTTGGCGCCCAGTTTGAAGGCGCTGAAGACGTTGATACAATTGCAGGCTGGGTGCTTCATAAAAAGAATGAAGTGGCAGAAGGCGATCAAATTCCGAGTGATGAAAAGCATATCTGGACAGTTGAAGAAATGGATAACCACCAGATTTTAAGAGTGCGTCTGGATATTCAGACAGCCCAGGCTTAA
- a CDS encoding cryptochrome/photolyase family protein, producing the protein MATRWIFGNQLSHELPIVKEADKELDVFLMIEAQSRSTWQHYHKQKLVLIFSAMRHFAAELEDKGFQVDYREADSFEDAWKGHEKDFEPEKVFYTVHTDYRMTQAMKKWEKSLSGIDVEVLDARPLFLLTAEEIKGELKGDGPWKMDPFYRRMRKRLNVLVEGDDPVGGKWSFDQDNRKAAKSNTAFTKARSFRPDQITKDVMEKVEKQFGDNPGELKPFRWAVTRKEALQALNQFIKERLETFGTYQDAMLEGDDFMSHSLLSSSINIGLLTPMEVVRKAEQAYLDGEVPINSAEGFIRQIIGWREFIRGIYLKKMPKYRDVNEFSHQRDLPSFFWDAETDMNCMHESIRPVVEHGYNHHIQRLMVIGNYATLFGLSPQQTSDWFNEMYIDAHDWVVLPNVLGMALYADGGVLSTKPYVASGKYINKMSNYCGSCKYNVNHQTEEDACPFNSLYWHFLDRHADKLSNNHRMGLVYKQWQKRDAEVKQAILEKGERLLKE; encoded by the coding sequence ATGGCAACACGCTGGATCTTTGGGAATCAATTGAGTCATGAGCTGCCGATTGTGAAAGAGGCAGACAAGGAGCTGGATGTGTTTTTAATGATTGAGGCGCAGTCACGGTCGACGTGGCAGCATTATCATAAGCAAAAGCTGGTACTGATTTTTTCTGCAATGCGGCATTTTGCTGCTGAGCTTGAGGATAAGGGGTTTCAGGTTGATTATAGGGAAGCGGATTCGTTTGAGGATGCGTGGAAGGGGCATGAGAAGGATTTTGAGCCTGAAAAGGTTTTTTATACGGTTCACACAGATTACCGGATGACGCAGGCGATGAAAAAGTGGGAGAAGTCTTTGTCAGGAATTGACGTTGAGGTGCTGGATGCACGCCCGCTGTTTTTATTGACTGCTGAGGAAATCAAAGGTGAATTGAAAGGGGATGGACCGTGGAAGATGGACCCATTTTACCGGAGGATGCGAAAGCGGCTGAATGTGCTGGTTGAGGGGGATGATCCTGTCGGCGGTAAATGGTCGTTTGATCAGGATAATCGTAAGGCTGCGAAGAGTAATACTGCATTTACAAAAGCGCGTTCATTCAGACCTGATCAAATCACTAAAGATGTGATGGAGAAGGTTGAAAAGCAGTTTGGAGATAATCCGGGTGAACTGAAGCCGTTCAGGTGGGCTGTTACAAGGAAAGAAGCATTGCAGGCGCTGAATCAGTTTATTAAAGAGCGGCTTGAAACGTTTGGAACCTATCAGGATGCGATGCTTGAAGGTGACGACTTCATGTCACATTCGCTCCTTTCTTCTTCTATTAATATCGGACTGCTGACCCCGATGGAAGTAGTCCGTAAAGCTGAACAGGCCTATCTGGATGGAGAAGTGCCGATTAATTCAGCTGAAGGATTTATCCGGCAGATCATCGGGTGGCGTGAGTTTATAAGAGGAATTTATCTGAAGAAAATGCCCAAATACCGTGATGTAAATGAATTCAGCCATCAGCGCGATCTGCCGTCTTTTTTCTGGGATGCAGAGACTGATATGAACTGTATGCATGAATCAATCCGGCCGGTTGTGGAACATGGTTACAACCATCATATTCAGCGGCTCATGGTCATCGGTAACTATGCAACCCTGTTCGGACTCTCACCGCAGCAGACCTCCGACTGGTTCAACGAAATGTACATTGACGCACACGACTGGGTCGTACTCCCGAACGTACTCGGCATGGCACTCTACGCAGACGGCGGAGTCCTATCAACCAAGCCCTACGTTGCCTCAGGTAAATACATCAATAAAATGAGCAACTACTGCGGTTCATGCAAATATAACGTCAATCATCAGACAGAAGAAGATGCCTGCCCATTCAATTCGCTCTACTGGCACTTTTTAGACCGCCATGCTGATAAGCTCAGCAATAACCACCGGATGGGGCTTGTCTATAAGCAGTGGCAAAAGCGTGATGCTGAGGTGAAGCAGGCCATTCTGGAAAAGGGAGAACGTCTGCTTAAGGAATAA
- a CDS encoding MerR family transcriptional regulator, with translation MRIGTVAKRSGLSTRTIDYYTQMGLLSFERSASNYRLYPESVLETLKEIQLLKDRRMTLDEIKVLMDMKPVSSPALQEVKEEIAHLQEKILSLKEELSEAAPEERHMIKEEIQLKMIPLLQLMTTLLS, from the coding sequence ATACGAATTGGAACGGTTGCGAAGCGCAGCGGTCTCTCAACCCGGACGATTGATTATTATACCCAGATGGGGCTTTTGTCTTTTGAGCGTTCTGCTTCGAATTACCGGTTATATCCGGAGTCTGTGCTGGAGACACTGAAGGAGATTCAGTTGTTGAAGGACCGGCGGATGACGCTGGATGAGATTAAGGTGCTGATGGACATGAAGCCTGTTTCGAGTCCTGCGCTGCAGGAAGTAAAAGAGGAGATTGCCCATCTGCAGGAGAAGATTTTATCGCTGAAAGAGGAGCTGTCGGAAGCTGCTCCTGAGGAACGACATATGATTAAAGAAGAGATTCAGCTGAAAATGATTCCACTGCTTCAGCTGATGACAACACTTTTAAGTTAA
- a CDS encoding GntR family transcriptional regulator, translating into MAAPLYKKIAQQIKEEIQSGKWQEGETIPTEHHLSTTYGASRVTIRQAIKQLVEEGLLEKVQGSGTYVKEQKIEHNIFELVSFTEEMRRLNKEPVNQIMKFEMIQPDDHIRRMLRLGENETVFYIRRQRLVDDMPYVVEDTYLPVRLFPNLSYQIMTGSKYDYIEKEVGTKIKESFQEVIPILPDPAIAEALQVNSGQPILKIQSYSILLDGTVFEYSENHFRSDEYKFTLRASRP; encoded by the coding sequence ATGGCTGCACCTTTATATAAAAAAATTGCACAGCAAATCAAAGAGGAAATTCAGTCCGGCAAGTGGCAGGAAGGCGAAACAATTCCGACTGAACACCACCTTTCAACCACATACGGGGCATCCCGCGTCACAATCAGACAGGCAATTAAACAGCTTGTAGAAGAGGGCCTGCTGGAAAAAGTACAGGGCAGCGGAACCTATGTAAAAGAACAGAAAATCGAACACAATATCTTTGAACTGGTGAGCTTTACTGAGGAAATGAGAAGGTTAAATAAAGAGCCGGTCAACCAAATCATGAAATTTGAAATGATCCAGCCGGATGACCATATCAGAAGAATGCTGAGACTCGGAGAAAACGAAACCGTCTTTTATATCCGCCGGCAGCGCCTCGTCGATGATATGCCTTATGTAGTGGAAGACACCTATTTGCCGGTCAGACTATTTCCAAACCTGTCCTACCAGATCATGACCGGCTCAAAATACGACTACATCGAAAAAGAAGTCGGAACTAAAATCAAAGAAAGCTTCCAGGAAGTCATCCCTATCCTGCCTGACCCTGCTATTGCGGAAGCCCTGCAGGTCAATTCGGGACAGCCGATCCTGAAGATCCAGTCGTACAGTATTTTGTTGGATGGGACGGTGTTTGAGTATAGTGAGAATCATTTCAGAAGTGATGAATATAAGTTTACGCTGCGTGCTTCCCGGCCTTAG
- a CDS encoding SDR family oxidoreductase: MGRLSGKTAIITGAATGIGEATAHVFAEQGAVTVLADVNKEQLDQVVNDITGNGGQAVAYEVDVSDEKSVQSFAEAIKEKYKTVDVLFNNAGVDQQGGKVHEYPIELFDRIIAVDLRGTFLMSKFIIPLMLDHGGSIINNGSMSGHAADLDRSGYNAAKGGIINFTKAAAIDYARHGIRVNSISPGTIETPLIDELVGSKQEEMGEAFREANKWITPLGRLGKPREMATVALFLASDDSSYVTGEDIKADGGILAYTWPGKMLIEQDEWKKDTE, translated from the coding sequence ATGGGACGATTAAGTGGAAAGACTGCTATTATTACTGGCGCAGCAACGGGAATAGGGGAAGCGACAGCGCATGTATTTGCTGAACAGGGTGCTGTAACGGTACTTGCTGATGTAAATAAGGAACAGCTTGATCAGGTGGTAAACGATATTACAGGAAATGGCGGACAGGCAGTTGCATATGAGGTGGATGTTTCGGATGAAAAAAGTGTCCAGTCATTTGCAGAAGCGATAAAAGAAAAATACAAAACAGTAGATGTACTTTTCAACAATGCGGGTGTGGATCAGCAGGGTGGTAAAGTGCACGAATATCCGATTGAGCTTTTTGACCGTATTATTGCAGTAGACCTTCGCGGGACGTTTTTGATGAGTAAATTTATCATTCCGCTGATGTTGGATCACGGTGGTTCGATCATCAATAACGGTTCGATGTCAGGGCACGCTGCGGACCTGGACCGCTCAGGCTATAATGCTGCTAAAGGCGGTATTATTAACTTTACAAAAGCAGCAGCAATTGATTACGCACGCCACGGCATCCGTGTAAATTCCATTTCACCGGGCACAATCGAAACACCGCTGATTGATGAATTGGTCGGATCAAAACAGGAGGAAATGGGCGAAGCATTCCGTGAAGCGAATAAGTGGATCACCCCGCTTGGAAGACTTGGCAAGCCGCGTGAAATGGCGACAGTCGCCCTGTTCCTCGCATCAGACGACAGCTCCTACGTAACAGGAGAAGACATTAAAGCAGACGGCGGAATCCTCGCTTACACATGGCCGGGTAAAATGCTGATCGAACAGGATGAGTGGAAGAAGGATACGGAGTAA